In Acidimicrobiales bacterium, the following proteins share a genomic window:
- a CDS encoding CoA pyrophosphatase: MAPELDDRLRSELTANLERHERLALPLEGRRHAAVAVVVVGSDAERDGVDAHPAASGNLVHIPGAEGIELTGSVAGTAGGPAVLLTRRAATLRAHGGQWALPGGRIDPGESPVDAARRELLEELALDVGEGEVLGILDDYATRSGYVITPFVLWGGPDPHMVPDPAEVLSVHRIAFRELCRPDSPRFVTIPESDRPVVQLPIGGDLLHAPTGAVLLQFRRVAIEGVTERVADYEQPVFAWR, translated from the coding sequence CCTCGCCCTCCCCCTCGAGGGCAGGCGCCACGCCGCGGTGGCCGTCGTCGTGGTGGGCAGCGACGCCGAGCGCGACGGCGTCGACGCCCACCCCGCGGCCTCCGGCAACCTCGTCCACATCCCCGGCGCGGAAGGGATCGAGCTCACCGGGAGCGTGGCCGGCACCGCCGGCGGGCCCGCCGTGCTGCTCACCCGTCGGGCCGCCACGTTGCGGGCCCACGGCGGCCAGTGGGCGCTGCCCGGCGGCCGCATCGACCCGGGCGAGTCACCCGTGGACGCGGCCCGCCGCGAGCTGCTCGAGGAGCTGGCCCTCGACGTGGGCGAAGGGGAGGTCCTCGGCATCCTCGACGACTACGCCACCCGGTCGGGCTACGTGATCACCCCGTTCGTGCTCTGGGGTGGGCCCGACCCCCACATGGTGCCGGACCCCGCCGAGGTCCTGTCGGTGCACCGGATCGCCTTCCGGGAGCTGTGCCGGCCCGACTCCCCCCGGTTCGTCACCATCCCCGAGTCGGACCGGCCGGTGGTCCAGCTGCCCATCGGCGGCGACCTCCTCCACGCACCGACCGGCGCCGTGCTCCTCCAGTTCCGGCGGGTCGCCATCGAGGGCGTGACTGAGCGCGTAGCCGACTACGAGCAACCCGTCTTCGCCTGGCGTTGA